In one Candidatus Nitronereus thalassa genomic region, the following are encoded:
- a CDS encoding sulfurtransferase TusA family protein: MIESDVKLDTLGYFCPMPIILTSKKIKELTMGQVLEVLSDDEGIKKDMPAWCQTTGHEMVGLEEEDSDPKRVYKAYVKKAK, translated from the coding sequence ATGATTGAATCCGATGTTAAACTCGATACCTTGGGCTACTTCTGCCCTATGCCAATCATTCTCACTTCCAAAAAAATCAAAGAACTCACCATGGGGCAAGTTCTGGAAGTTCTTTCAGACGACGAGGGGATTAAAAAGGACATGCCAGCTTGGTGCCAAACAACCGGACATGAAATGGTAGGATTAGAGGAAGAAGATTCTGATCCAAAGCGAGTCTATAAAGCCTACGTCAAAAAAGCTAAATAA
- a CDS encoding NADH-quinone oxidoreductase subunit N produces the protein MMTFDLTLSGSDLLLLAPEIFLTIWLCVVLIVDFSIKNIDHENLAYLSIGGILATLLNLIWFDYVGVHGTLFKDMFVLDGVAIFFKIIILLATALVLLISIDSVKHFRFFKGEYYFLVMMSALGMMFMASAQDLLSVFVTLEFSTFGFYVLVAYLREDERSSEAGLKFFILGVFAAGLLAYGISLVYGETGTLVFSEMTSTPGSYGLAIGFLLIFAALGFKIGAVPFHSWIPDTYQGAPTPVTAFLSIAPKGAALAILIRMFYVALASFKPTWVLLFVVASIVSMTYGNIVAIAQTNIKRLLAYSGIAQIGNIMIGLAAGTKRGSDAILFYLLTYLFANLGAFAVVIGVSNLIKSDEIEDYNGLNRRSPFLAAAMLLFLLSLAGVPPLAGFIGKLYIFVAAMEQELYTLLIVGLINIVISMYYYLIVVKKMYINEPTDPTPLTVSLPLKTAVYVGIAGTLLLGIYPKPFIDWAVSATLMFANIVNPTASAPAISTIIGG, from the coding sequence ATGATGACGTTTGATCTCACCCTATCCGGATCCGATCTTCTCCTACTCGCGCCAGAGATCTTTCTGACTATTTGGTTATGCGTAGTGTTGATCGTTGATTTTTCGATCAAGAATATTGATCATGAGAATCTTGCGTATCTCTCCATCGGCGGAATTCTGGCGACCCTCCTTAATCTCATTTGGTTTGATTATGTCGGAGTCCATGGCACGTTATTTAAGGATATGTTTGTGTTGGATGGGGTGGCGATCTTCTTTAAAATCATCATCCTTCTCGCAACCGCGCTTGTCTTGTTGATTTCTATCGATTCCGTCAAACATTTTAGATTCTTCAAAGGCGAGTATTACTTTCTGGTGATGATGTCTGCGTTAGGCATGATGTTTATGGCCTCAGCGCAAGATCTTCTCTCTGTCTTTGTGACCCTTGAATTTTCGACCTTCGGATTTTATGTGCTGGTGGCGTACCTCCGCGAAGACGAACGGTCCAGTGAAGCCGGACTCAAGTTTTTTATCCTGGGGGTGTTTGCAGCAGGATTGTTGGCCTACGGAATCAGCCTGGTTTACGGAGAAACTGGAACCCTTGTGTTTTCGGAAATGACCTCGACGCCAGGAAGCTATGGGTTGGCCATAGGATTCCTTCTAATCTTTGCCGCCCTTGGATTTAAAATCGGCGCGGTCCCTTTTCATTCCTGGATTCCGGATACCTATCAAGGGGCACCGACGCCCGTCACCGCGTTTCTCTCCATTGCCCCCAAGGGCGCAGCCTTGGCCATCTTGATTCGAATGTTCTATGTGGCGCTGGCCAGTTTTAAACCGACATGGGTCTTGCTCTTTGTGGTGGCCTCCATTGTCTCGATGACGTACGGCAATATTGTGGCCATTGCACAGACAAATATTAAGCGGCTTTTGGCGTATTCAGGAATCGCGCAAATTGGGAATATCATGATTGGGCTGGCTGCAGGAACAAAGCGGGGCAGCGATGCCATTCTTTTTTATTTACTCACCTACCTATTTGCGAACCTTGGGGCGTTTGCCGTGGTGATCGGCGTCAGCAATTTGATCAAGAGTGATGAAATTGAAGATTACAATGGACTCAACCGTCGGTCGCCATTCCTGGCAGCGGCGATGCTGCTCTTTTTATTGTCGTTAGCCGGTGTGCCGCCACTGGCAGGGTTCATCGGCAAGCTCTATATCTTTGTCGCAGCCATGGAACAAGAACTCTACACACTCTTAATCGTGGGCCTCATTAACATCGTCATCTCGATGTACTACTACCTTATCGTTGTCAAAAAGATGTACATCAACGAACCTACCGACCCCACTCCACTTACCGTCTCCTTGCCATTGAAAACCGCCGTCTACGTCGGCATTGCCGGCACCCTTCTCCTAGGGATCTACCCAAAACCCTTCATCGACTGGGCAGTCTCGGCTACCTTGATGTTTGCAAACATTGTGAATCCTACCGCTTCTGCGCCCGCCATTAGCACAATAATCGGGGGATAA
- a CDS encoding NADH-quinone oxidoreductase subunit M: protein MGSFALLTVLFAPFFGAIALIFVPNREALMVRMVAAVSAGIALLASLYVFMAYDPDVGGFQMMTRWPWSEELGIAFYIGVDGIGAPLVFASAILLFAGIFISWHIKDRTKEFYIFLLILAAATIGVFMSLDLFFLYFFYEMSVLPMYLLLGVWGSHTKGYLSMTDDAGLKLRDSVRFFLNFGSNSKEYAAMKLTLFLSAGAVVALMGILLIYHFSPVHTFDILVLREQAKFDGWLGNIIWLLIFFGFASIAPIWPLHSWSPVGHAAAPAATSMLHAGVLMKLGHFSIIRVAFEIMPEITRELMPIAAVLCVFSIVYGGFVSYFARDTKYVIGYSSSSHMGYIFLGMAALDYISLTGAVIYMFAHAMATGMLFAMVGWVYEQTHTRDIPSLGGLAKKMPFLAGAFVIGCMASIGMPGTVNFIAEVMIIVGSWDKYPFQVIVAVLGIVLTLAYLFKMMRGLFYGKLSPEYEHVSDTRNWVDRLPLLIMITTSIFFGIFPMHFYHVVRSTVEPMLDRINQVAPVIAQNAQGILP, encoded by the coding sequence ATGGGTTCATTCGCCTTACTCACAGTCTTGTTTGCACCATTTTTTGGCGCGATTGCCTTAATTTTCGTTCCGAATCGGGAAGCCCTCATGGTGCGCATGGTGGCGGCAGTTTCGGCAGGCATCGCGCTTCTTGCCTCGTTGTATGTGTTCATGGCCTACGATCCGGATGTAGGTGGTTTTCAAATGATGACCCGTTGGCCGTGGTCAGAAGAATTAGGCATCGCCTTTTATATTGGCGTGGATGGGATTGGTGCGCCGTTGGTCTTTGCCTCGGCCATCTTACTCTTTGCGGGTATTTTTATTTCATGGCATATCAAGGATCGGACCAAGGAATTTTATATCTTTTTGTTGATTCTGGCGGCAGCAACGATCGGCGTGTTCATGTCACTGGATCTGTTCTTCCTCTACTTCTTCTATGAAATGTCCGTGTTACCCATGTATTTGCTTTTGGGAGTATGGGGCAGTCATACCAAGGGCTATTTGAGTATGACTGACGATGCCGGGTTGAAACTCAGGGATTCGGTTCGTTTTTTCCTCAACTTTGGGTCAAACAGCAAAGAATATGCAGCCATGAAATTGACATTGTTCTTGTCAGCGGGTGCGGTGGTTGCCCTTATGGGAATTCTGCTGATTTACCATTTTTCACCGGTGCATACCTTCGACATACTCGTTCTCCGAGAACAGGCTAAATTTGATGGTTGGTTGGGTAACATTATTTGGCTGCTGATCTTTTTTGGATTTGCTTCGATCGCGCCTATTTGGCCCTTGCATTCCTGGTCACCGGTGGGGCACGCGGCCGCGCCTGCGGCTACCAGTATGTTGCATGCTGGGGTACTGATGAAGCTTGGGCATTTCTCAATTATCCGCGTGGCGTTTGAAATCATGCCGGAGATCACTCGTGAACTCATGCCCATCGCGGCGGTGCTCTGTGTGTTCAGTATCGTCTACGGAGGCTTTGTCTCTTATTTTGCGAGAGACACCAAATATGTCATTGGATATTCCAGTTCCAGCCACATGGGCTACATCTTTTTAGGAATGGCGGCGTTGGACTATATCAGTTTAACCGGTGCGGTTATTTATATGTTTGCCCATGCCATGGCCACAGGGATGCTCTTTGCCATGGTGGGATGGGTCTATGAACAAACGCATACACGCGACATTCCGTCGCTCGGAGGGTTGGCAAAAAAGATGCCCTTTCTTGCCGGGGCGTTTGTGATTGGTTGTATGGCATCCATTGGTATGCCTGGGACCGTGAACTTTATCGCCGAGGTGATGATCATTGTGGGGAGTTGGGATAAATATCCTTTCCAAGTAATTGTGGCAGTCTTGGGAATTGTGCTGACTCTGGCGTACTTGTTCAAGATGATGCGTGGATTGTTTTACGGAAAATTATCTCCTGAATATGAGCATGTGAGTGATACCAGGAATTGGGTCGATCGTTTGCCGTTGTTGATTATGATTACGACCAGTATTTTCTTTGGGATATTCCCTATGCACTTTTATCACGTTGTACGATCAACGGTGGAGCCCATGCTTGACCGAATCAATCAGGTTGCACCGGTGATTGCGCAGAACGCACAGGGGATTTTGCCTTAA
- a CDS encoding NADH-quinone oxidoreductase subunit M — protein MLEELQFGFPLLSVLIFLPLIGAILLWPQKDPDLLKKSALGIAVLELILASLLLLRFVPDSAAMQFSERLSWIPPLGISYHLAVDGISILFVGLTAFLTVMIVLYSWDSVGENLKLYLMSVLALEMTIMGIFVSIDLILFFVFWELMLIPSYFLIKIWGVGEEKEYAALKYVLYTLLGSVFMLVGFALLCLNYHDATNAYSFDFLELLTVPVPVSQQILIFWFIFMGLAFKAPVFPFHTWLPDALVQGPIGMSVVLAGVKLGTYGFLRFSFPLLPEASKDETVVMIVMALGLIAIVYGAIIAIIQADFRRLLVFSSISHLGFVVIGLFALNFQGIQGSLLQMINLGFTTAGLFFLAGFLYDRTGNTLVDQAGGLASKMPLFATFFLIIGMASIGLPGTNGFIGEFLILLGAFQAHWFYGLVAVSGVIFAASYFLWYYERAIFGPLGEKVPKVLHDLTQRESIIAVSLCVMIFWIGLYPSPFLNMINGSVQAVVDRLERGSVASIEFDKRLAMDAASQRIVVEE, from the coding sequence ATGCTTGAAGAATTACAATTTGGTTTTCCCCTTTTGTCGGTCTTGATCTTTTTGCCTTTGATTGGCGCCATATTACTTTGGCCGCAAAAAGATCCAGATCTCCTCAAGAAGTCCGCCCTTGGGATAGCCGTGCTTGAGCTAATTCTTGCCTCGCTGCTCTTGCTACGGTTCGTCCCCGATTCCGCGGCAATGCAATTTAGTGAACGGCTCAGTTGGATTCCTCCATTGGGAATCTCCTACCACCTGGCGGTTGACGGTATTAGTATTTTGTTTGTTGGCCTGACCGCGTTTCTCACCGTCATGATAGTACTTTATTCATGGGATTCGGTGGGAGAAAATCTCAAGCTCTATCTCATGAGTGTCTTGGCGTTAGAAATGACGATCATGGGCATTTTCGTGTCTATCGATCTTATTCTCTTTTTCGTGTTCTGGGAATTGATGCTGATCCCCAGCTACTTCCTCATCAAGATTTGGGGGGTGGGGGAAGAGAAGGAATATGCTGCATTAAAATATGTGCTGTATACGCTTCTCGGCAGCGTTTTTATGTTAGTGGGTTTCGCGCTGCTGTGTTTGAATTATCATGATGCCACCAATGCGTATAGTTTCGATTTCCTAGAATTGCTGACTGTTCCGGTTCCAGTGAGCCAACAGATTCTTATTTTCTGGTTTATCTTTATGGGGCTTGCCTTTAAAGCTCCGGTGTTTCCCTTTCACACCTGGCTGCCTGATGCGCTGGTTCAAGGCCCTATTGGTATGTCCGTGGTATTGGCTGGGGTCAAGCTGGGCACTTATGGATTCTTGCGTTTTAGTTTCCCCTTACTCCCTGAAGCGTCCAAGGATGAAACCGTGGTCATGATTGTGATGGCCCTTGGCCTAATAGCGATTGTGTATGGAGCGATTATTGCGATTATTCAGGCGGACTTCCGTCGACTTCTGGTGTTTAGCAGCATTAGCCATTTAGGTTTTGTGGTGATTGGCCTGTTTGCGCTGAATTTTCAAGGCATTCAAGGAAGTCTGTTGCAGATGATCAATTTGGGATTTACCACAGCCGGGCTTTTTTTCTTGGCAGGTTTTTTGTATGACCGGACGGGAAATACACTCGTGGATCAAGCTGGAGGACTGGCGTCAAAAATGCCGCTGTTTGCAACGTTCTTTTTAATCATCGGTATGGCGTCGATTGGATTGCCTGGCACGAATGGGTTTATCGGAGAATTTTTGATTCTGCTTGGAGCCTTTCAAGCGCATTGGTTCTATGGGCTGGTGGCAGTCTCCGGTGTCATTTTCGCGGCCTCGTATTTTCTGTGGTACTACGAGCGCGCGATTTTTGGCCCATTGGGAGAAAAAGTTCCGAAGGTGTTGCACGATTTAACCCAACGTGAATCGATCATTGCCGTGTCGCTCTGCGTGATGATTTTTTGGATTGGGTTGTACCCGTCACCCTTCCTGAACATGATTAATGGGTCTGTGCAGGCGGTCGTCGATCGGTTAGAGCGTGGGTCGGTAGCGAGTATTGAGTTTGATAAACGATTAGCAATGGATGCAGCGAGTCAACGCATCGTAGTGGAAGAATAG
- the nuoL gene encoding NADH-quinone oxidoreductase subunit L — MAELLVILIPVFPLLAVLVNGLVGHRYSHDLAGRIAFGSVGLSFLCALTVFMGVMADPTPRDVIAYSWIFGGDFHVDLAFLIDPLSAVMLMVVTGVGFLIHVYSVGYMHGEEGFTRFFVYMNLFMVSMLLLVMGNNYLVLFIGWEGVGLCSYLLIGYYFHKISAAKAATKAFVVNRIGDAGFLLAIFLIFSNFKTLDYTKALANVGQLSTEMATAIALCLLVGAIGKSAQIPLYTWLPDAMEGPTPVSALIHAATMVTAGVYMVVRNHVLFDMAPVAMATVGVIGGATALFAATIGLVQNDIKRVLAYSTVSQLGYMFLACGVGAYVAAIFHLVTHAFFKALLFLSAGAVIHSLQGEQDIRKMGGLSKRIPITYKVFLIGTLAIAGIPPLAGFWSKDEIMAHAFVNHHYVLYLFAAVGAFLTSFYMFRLTYLTFYGPSRVDPEVDHHIHESPPVMTVPLMVLAGLSVIGGFMGVPPEHGWLHGFLSSVATPIAAVPHEVSFGTLAGLMAVAISIGLGGWGLAHYMYSVSPGMADEWAERFSGAYRTFLNKYWVDELYDSVIVEPCKRLGQIWDWFDQNIIDRFIRGIGHGADASGAGITWTEKHVIYAGLNVIGYANHLAAWSWRKLQTGLVNHYAAVIVIGLFILVHFLFVWLTGTSVL, encoded by the coding sequence GTGGCAGAACTCCTCGTCATTCTTATCCCAGTCTTTCCTCTTCTGGCCGTCTTGGTCAATGGGTTAGTTGGTCATCGATATTCGCATGATCTCGCTGGTCGCATTGCCTTTGGATCGGTGGGACTCTCCTTCCTCTGCGCCCTTACGGTGTTTATGGGGGTTATGGCCGATCCAACTCCTCGTGATGTCATTGCGTATTCATGGATCTTTGGCGGGGACTTTCATGTGGACCTGGCCTTTTTGATTGATCCATTGTCGGCGGTGATGTTGATGGTGGTAACAGGGGTTGGTTTCCTGATTCACGTGTACTCGGTTGGGTATATGCATGGCGAAGAAGGTTTCACACGCTTCTTCGTGTATATGAATTTGTTCATGGTCTCGATGCTCCTGCTCGTGATGGGGAACAACTATTTGGTGCTCTTTATAGGGTGGGAAGGCGTCGGATTATGTTCGTATCTGTTGATTGGATACTACTTCCATAAGATCTCGGCCGCCAAAGCCGCGACCAAAGCCTTTGTCGTGAACCGCATTGGCGATGCGGGATTTTTGTTGGCCATCTTTTTAATTTTCTCGAATTTTAAAACCCTTGATTATACGAAAGCGCTGGCCAATGTAGGGCAACTCTCCACAGAAATGGCCACGGCCATTGCTTTGTGCTTATTAGTTGGAGCCATCGGGAAATCTGCGCAAATTCCGTTGTATACCTGGTTGCCGGATGCTATGGAGGGTCCCACACCGGTCAGTGCATTAATTCATGCGGCTACCATGGTGACGGCGGGTGTGTATATGGTGGTTCGAAATCATGTGCTCTTCGATATGGCCCCGGTGGCGATGGCCACGGTTGGAGTTATCGGAGGCGCGACGGCATTATTCGCCGCTACGATAGGATTGGTTCAGAACGATATTAAGCGTGTGTTGGCCTACTCCACGGTCAGCCAATTGGGGTATATGTTTTTGGCCTGCGGCGTGGGGGCCTATGTGGCGGCGATCTTTCATCTGGTTACCCATGCGTTTTTTAAAGCGCTCCTCTTTCTGTCAGCGGGTGCCGTGATTCATTCTCTCCAAGGTGAACAAGATATTCGGAAGATGGGCGGGCTTTCGAAGCGAATTCCGATTACATATAAGGTGTTTCTTATTGGGACATTGGCCATTGCGGGGATTCCCCCTCTGGCTGGTTTTTGGAGCAAAGATGAGATCATGGCGCATGCCTTCGTGAATCACCATTATGTGTTGTATCTCTTTGCGGCCGTTGGCGCGTTTCTTACGTCCTTTTACATGTTCCGCCTGACCTACCTGACGTTTTATGGGCCCTCGCGCGTTGATCCTGAAGTGGATCATCACATCCATGAATCTCCGCCGGTGATGACTGTTCCCCTCATGGTTTTGGCTGGACTATCTGTGATTGGTGGCTTTATGGGCGTGCCGCCCGAGCATGGCTGGCTCCATGGATTTTTGTCGTCGGTGGCGACACCTATCGCGGCCGTTCCTCATGAAGTCAGTTTTGGTACGTTGGCCGGACTGATGGCGGTCGCTATCAGCATTGGATTGGGTGGTTGGGGGTTGGCGCATTATATGTATTCTGTGAGTCCGGGCATGGCGGATGAATGGGCGGAACGATTTTCTGGAGCCTATCGCACCTTCTTGAACAAATATTGGGTTGATGAGCTCTATGATTCGGTTATCGTCGAGCCATGTAAACGCCTTGGGCAAATATGGGATTGGTTCGATCAAAATATCATCGATCGATTCATTCGTGGAATTGGTCATGGTGCCGACGCCAGTGGTGCCGGAATCACATGGACTGAGAAACATGTGATCTATGCGGGGCTCAATGTGATTGGCTATGCCAATCATTTGGCGGCCTGGTCTTGGCGGAAGTTGCAAACCGGTTTGGTGAACCATTATGCGGCGGTCATTGTGATAGGTCTTTTTATTCTTGTGCATTTCCTGTTTGTGTGGTTGACCGGAACATCGGTTCTATAG
- the nuoK gene encoding NADH-quinone oxidoreductase subunit NuoK encodes MIPLSAYVALSAILFMTGLIGVLIRRNFIIVLMSVEIMLNAANINLVAFSHYLDSMAGQLSALFVIAIAAGEAAVGLAIIIVVFRGKIATNVDQVNLLKW; translated from the coding sequence ATGATTCCTCTTTCCGCATACGTGGCGTTGAGTGCCATCTTGTTTATGACGGGACTTATTGGCGTGCTGATTCGCCGTAACTTCATCATTGTCCTGATGTCAGTGGAAATCATGCTCAATGCCGCGAATATCAACCTTGTCGCGTTTTCCCATTATTTGGATTCCATGGCCGGACAACTGTCGGCCTTATTTGTGATTGCCATCGCGGCAGGAGAAGCCGCCGTAGGGTTGGCGATTATCATTGTGGTGTTCCGTGGAAAAATTGCGACCAATGTAGACCAAGTCAATTTGTTGAAGTGGTAA
- a CDS encoding NADH-quinone oxidoreductase subunit J has product MIYLLFGYFATVSILAGVFTIALKNPVHCGMSLLALLLHVAGLFVLLNAEFLFAVQIIVYAGAILILYLFVLMLLNLKTEEQFLHNKYPFALFAGVAILGELLLLIFQTPYGGIKGKATTEVLLTTGPSHAIGITMFSDYLLLFEIVGVFLLGAIIGAIVLAKTPTSPVAKADGSS; this is encoded by the coding sequence ATGATCTATCTATTGTTCGGGTACTTTGCGACCGTGAGTATCCTTGCCGGGGTTTTCACGATTGCCCTGAAAAATCCTGTCCATTGCGGCATGAGCCTCTTGGCGTTGCTTCTGCACGTGGCGGGTTTGTTTGTCCTGCTCAATGCGGAATTCTTGTTTGCGGTGCAGATCATTGTCTATGCCGGGGCAATTTTGATTTTGTACCTGTTTGTTCTCATGCTGCTGAACCTCAAGACGGAAGAACAATTTCTTCACAATAAATATCCCTTCGCTTTATTTGCCGGTGTGGCCATCCTTGGTGAACTGCTTCTTCTGATTTTTCAAACACCTTATGGTGGGATCAAAGGGAAGGCTACGACCGAGGTCCTGTTAACTACCGGTCCTAGTCATGCGATTGGGATTACGATGTTTAGCGATTATTTGTTGTTGTTTGAAATCGTCGGTGTATTTTTGTTGGGGGCGATTATTGGCGCGATTGTGTTGGCGAAAACCCCAACCTCGCCAGTGGCAAAGGCAGATGGGTCGAGCTGA
- the nuoI gene encoding NADH-quinone oxidoreductase subunit NuoI, whose translation MDSRQSSKRFFDAVLFREIWTAMKVTFKHMFHRPITFQYPREKRTIPDAHRGALGLLRYDNGVERCVGCDLCEAACPSRCIKVISEEDKSMPLQRKATEFYIDITKCVFCGYCVEACPVNALAMTKMYEFSTHDKRTLLFDKKRLYEIGELHIEDAKKYLYAHNQEKNDEESRAYRYHFPQPVGKETDS comes from the coding sequence ATGGATTCAAGGCAATCGAGTAAAAGATTCTTTGACGCCGTCTTGTTCCGTGAAATCTGGACTGCGATGAAGGTGACCTTCAAGCATATGTTTCATCGCCCTATCACCTTTCAATATCCCCGGGAAAAACGAACGATACCCGATGCCCATCGTGGGGCATTGGGGCTCCTGCGCTATGACAATGGCGTGGAACGGTGTGTGGGCTGTGATTTGTGTGAGGCTGCCTGTCCTTCTCGCTGTATCAAGGTAATTAGTGAAGAAGATAAATCCATGCCGCTCCAGCGGAAAGCGACCGAATTTTATATCGATATCACCAAATGCGTGTTTTGTGGATACTGTGTTGAAGCCTGCCCGGTCAATGCGCTCGCCATGACCAAAATGTATGAGTTTTCCACCCATGATAAGCGGACACTCCTGTTCGACAAAAAACGGCTCTATGAGATTGGCGAACTCCATATAGAAGATGCCAAAAAATATTTATATGCCCATAACCAAGAAAAGAACGATGAGGAGAGCCGTGCCTACCGCTATCATTTTCCGCAGCCGGTGGGGAAGGAAACCGACTCCTAG